A single window of Colletotrichum higginsianum IMI 349063 chromosome 8, whole genome shotgun sequence DNA harbors:
- a CDS encoding C6 finger domain-containing protein — protein MHCDFAPPPPTNQISPSPTASSPLTPPPRKRGRPRKDWDAVPKLPGPNDSGSDAARIQRTPAPSSGEPTFPSLLNSGDLELLHHYMCHTAITLGEPHVWREHVPKLGFKHHYVLHMVLAISAQHLARLRPAQARHYETLAERHSTSALPAVASLIPRLDKDNCQALYHTTVLVCFSTFAKKPTPGHLLVVAEDGEVPWWGLMRGVRIVVQNVGIQTIISGWPDESVTFEQHWTHCPALPEPVHKAVLWETRLEELADLVATTADAERVMFTASLGALRDCFRMTFGTEAEPEKRVQGRFEIVMRWLYSMDDDFVARLQQRQALPLILLGHFAVLVQLLEHFWFMEGWAEHLLNGLFVALDPQYATWLEWPAQQIRRTGSGSGSTNRGVLSVQRMID, from the coding sequence ATGCACTGCGACTtcgcaccgccgccgccaacgaacCAGATCTCCCCGTCCCCCaccgcatcgtcgccgttgacgccgccgccgagaaaACGGGGCCGTCCCCGAAAGGATTGGGATGCCGTCCCGAAGCTGCCCGGCCCAAACGACTCTGGCTCCGATGCGGCCCGCATACAACGCACAccggctccgtcgtcggGCGAACCGACCTTCCCCTCGCTCCTGAACtccggcgacctcgagctcctACACCACTACATGTGCCACACGGCCATCACCTTGGGCGAGCCCCATGTATGGCGCGAGCACGTCCCGAAGCTCGGCTTCAAGCACCACTACGTGCTTCACATGGTCCTTGCCATATCGGCGCAGCACCTCGCGAGGCTCCGGCCAGCGCAGGCCCGCCACTACGAGACCCTCGCGGAGCGACACTCGACGAGCGCCTTGCCGGCCGTGGCGAGCCTCATCCCGCGACTGGACAAGGACAACTGCCAGGCCCTGTACCACACCACCGTCCTCGTCTGCTTCTCGACGTTCGCAAAGAAGCCGACCCCCGGGCATCTCCTGGTCgttgccgaggacggcgaggtccCGTGGTGGGGGCTCATGCGCGGCGTCcgcatcgtcgtccagaACGTCGGCATACAGACCATCATCTCAGGCTGGCCCGACGAGAGCGTCACCTTTGAGCAGCACTGGACGCactgccctgccctgcccgaACCCGTCCACAAGGCGGTGCTCTGGGAGACCCGCCTCGAAGAGCTGGCCGATCTGGTGGCCACcacggccgacgccgagcggGTGATGTTCACCGCCTCGCTCGGGGCGTTGAGGGACTGCTTCAGGATGACCTTcggcaccgaggccgagcccgAAAAGCGCGTCCAGGGCCGGTTCGAGATTGTCATGCGGTGGCTGTACAGcatggacgacgacttcgTGGCCCGCCTGCAGCAGAGGCAGGCCCTGCCCCTTATTCTCCTGGGCCATTTCGCCGTTCTCGTTCAGCTGCTCGAACATTTCTGGTTCATGGAGGGATGGGCGGAACACCTGCTGAACGGGCTGTTCGTCGCTCTGGATCCTCAGTACGCCACCTGGCTCGAGTGGCCTGCTCAACAGATCAGACGGACTGGATCTGGATCCGGGTCTACCAACCGCGGCGTCCTTTCGGTGCAGAGGATGATTGACTGA
- a CDS encoding Integral membrane protein has protein sequence MKSLLRWSLVLLPWAAGTVLAQNSTNSSISPLELVSQVPQCAVSCVTRSFLASGCSLDALAPCVCTNVSLLKELSGCVQSSCKWQEQLELSYLTDDLCGPYPHPSRDLEIKVVVAVLAVITFPIVLLRLLSRWIVASGLQLDDWMTLMAAAQLLGVLLRVRLQNGSLDFRHPSLTCACIAANLGFGLHYWNVNAANAQLILQLYFAVQMLYIAVLVLAKLSIVALFARLFPDRKFQVVNKLVMVFLIGHGVVFLFVIGFECTPISGIWDRTIPRKCVNLNAVAVASSVLSIVEDIAILAMPIQQLSKLQLGLKKKIAVGFMLSLGSFACITSIVRLRWLMMFVESYDTTWDNVDIVTWSMAEISCALMCGSLPALRPLFKKIPGLLTTIRSTHHTAERKETVDRGSSLLYLRDKDLASMPPTPAPEPSPTESEGSFMIKIHIAEQLDPRMKPLPPPPLQPLTYQPPWRDSGLPLTPKTPKTPKTPSTPMSSRSFRREANADYELDLRSVVNTKTWM, from the exons ATGAAGAGCCTCCTGAGGTGGTCGCTCGTCCTGCTGCCGTGGGCAGCCGGAACAGTCCTCGCCCAGAACAGTACCAactcctccatctccccGCTGGAACTCGTGTCCCAGGTTCCGCAATGTGCT GTTTCTTGCGTCACAAGATCGTTCCTCGCCTCGGGCTGCAGCCTCGACGCACTCGCCCCCTGTGTTTGCACCAACGTCTCGCTCCTGAAGGAATTGTCTGGATGCGTGCAGTCATCCTGCAAGTGGCAGGAACAACTCG AGTTGTCGTACTTGACGGATGATTTGTGCGGCCCCTACCCACACCCGTCCAGAGACTTGGAAATCAAGGTGGTGGTTGCGGTGTTGGCTGTGATCACATTCCCCATCGTGCTTCTGAGACTGCTCTCGCGATGGATCGTGGCAAGTGGCCTGCAACTGGACGACTGGATGACGCTTATGGCAGCG GCGCAACTCTTGGGTGTGTTGTTACGAGTACGTCTTCAGAATGGCTCTTTGGATTTCAGACACCCGTCGCTGACATGCGCTTGCATAGCTGCCAACCTCGGATTTGGTCTTCATTACTGGAACGTCAACGCAGCAAATGCCCAGCTTATTCTTCAA CTGTACTTCGCGGTGCAGATGCTGTACATCGCCGTACTCGTGCTGGCGAAGCTATCGATCGTGGCCCTTTTCGCCCGCCTCTTCCCCGACCGCAAGTTCCAGGTCGTCAACAAGCTCGTCATGGTTTTTCTCATCGGCCACGGGGTGGTCTTTCTCTTTGTCATCGGGTTCGAATGCACGCCCATCTCCGGGATCTGGGACCGCACCATCCCGCGCAAGTGCGTCAACCTCAACgcggtggcggtggccagCTCGGTCCTCAGCATTGTGGAGGATATCGCCATCCTTGCGATGCCCATCCAGCAGCTCAGCAAGTTGCAGCTCGggctcaagaagaagattgCGGTGGGCTTCATGCTCAGCCTGGGATCTTT CGCGTGTATTACTTCCATTGTTCGTTTGCGCTGGCTTATGATGTTTGTCGAGTCGTATGACACCACAT GGGACAACGTCGACATCGTGACGTGGAGCATGGCTGAGATTTCGTGCGCTCTGATGTGCGGCAGTCTACCAGCACTCCGTCCTCTTTTCAAGAAGATCCCGGGTCTTCTCACCACCATACGCAGCACGCATCACACTGCCGAGCGCAAGGAGACGGTCGACAGGGGTAGCAGCCTTTTGTATCTCCGTGACAAGGACCTTGCATCAATGCCACCGACTCCCGCACCGGAGCCTTCGCCGACGGAATCGGAGGGCTCGTTCATGATCAAAATACACAtcgccgagcagctcgatCCCAGGATGAAGCCCCTACCGCCACCACCATTGCAGCCGCTTACCTATCAGCCGCCGTGGAGAGACAGCGGCCTACCACTAACCCCCAAAACGCCCAAGACGCCCAAGACGCCTTCGACACCTATGAGTTCCCGGAGTTTCAGGAGAGAGGCCAACGCAGACTACGAGTTGGACCTGAGAAGTGTTGTGAACACAAAGACGTGGATGTAG
- a CDS encoding Riboflavin transporter MCH5 gives MNEATETMDVVKDAATTTEAPSRPPTGGARHEAHQQSRTASEKGSSSSSTSSPPAAPSTGQQQEKHTEDEKQEKITRSTDDEYPEGGTRAWLVAAGTAGILFCSLGYTNSFGVFQAYYMRNQLRDHTPDDISWIGSIQAFLVFASGAIGGPVFDRYGAWVIRPAAVVYIFSVMMTSLCREYWQFMLAQGVLSGISNGLIMFPAMAATPQYFLKRRGAAMGLVIAGSSVGAVVFPIVLSELLETVGFGWSVRVCGFIMMPVLLFSSMTVRARLPPRKSRFFVWTAFRDPLYLCLIGGVCLMFVGMFIPLFYLPTFGIDHGMNPALASYLVAIINGASVPGRIVPGILGDKFGRINTLFTAGLLTGVLILVWPKAGNEAGIIGFSAAYGLTSGAIISGGSVVFTLCPKSPKDIGTYMGMGIAFASMAVLVGPPVSGALLNRYHGYDQISIFGGVVCMAGTVLALCAKMFTNEGLLGFV, from the exons ATGAACGAAGCGACCGAGACGATGGACGTggtcaaggacgccgccaCGACGACAGAGGctccctcgaggccgccgacgggagGAGCTCGCCACGAAGCACACCAGCAGTCGCGCACCGCGTCGgagaagggcagcagcagcagcagcacgtcgtcaccgccggcggcgccttcgaccgggcagcagcaggagaagcacaccgaggacgagaagcaggAGAAGATCACCAGGTCGACGGACGACGAGTACCCCGAGGGCGGCACGCGCGCCTGGCTCGTGGCGGCCGGCACGGCGGGCATCCTGTTCTGCTCGCTGGGGTACACCAACTCGTTCGGCGTGTTCCAGGCGTACTACATGCGCAACCAGCTGCGCGACCACACCCCGGACGACATCTCCTGGATCGGCTCCATCCAGGCCTTTCTCGTCTTTGCCTCGGGGGCCATCGGGGGCCCGGTGTTTGATCGATACGGTGCCTGG GTCATCCGTCCCGCCGCGGTGGTGTACATCTTCTCCGTCATGATGACCAGCCTGTGCCGCGAGTACTGGCAGTTCATGCTCGCGCAGGGCGTGCTCAGCGGCATCTCCAACGGGCTGATCATGTtcccggcgatggcggccacGCCGCAGTACTTCCTCAAGAGGAGGGGCGCGGCCATgggcctcgtcatcgccggctcctcggtcggcgccgtcgtgtTCCCAATCGTGCTCTCGGAGCTGCTGGAGACGGTCGGGTTCGGCTGGTCCGTCCGGGTCTGCGGGTTCATCATGATGCCggtcctcctcttctcgtCCATGACGGTCAGGGCGCGCCTCCCGCCGCGCAAGAGCCGCTTCTTCGTCTGGACGGCGTTCCGGGACCCGCTCTACCTCTGCCTGATCGGCGGCGTGTGCCTCATGTTCGTCGGCATGTTCATCCCGCTCTTCTACCTGCCGACGTTCGGCATCGACCACGGCATGAACCCGGCGCTGGCCTCGTacctcgtcgccatcatcaacggcgCCTCGGTCCCCGGACGCATCGTGCCCGGGATCCTGGGCGACAAGTTCGGTCGCATCAACACGCTCTTCACGGCGGGCCTCCTCACGGGGGTGCTGATTCTGGTCTGGCCCAAGGCCGGcaacgaggccggcatcatcggctTCTCCGCGGCCTACGGTCTCACCTCGGGCGCCATCATCTCGGGCGGTTCGGTCGTGTTCACGTTGTGTCCCAAGAGCCCAAAGGACATCGGCACCTACATGGGGATGGGCATTGCATTCGCGTCCATGGCTGTCTTGGTTGGGCCGCCCGTCAGCGGTGCGCTGCTGAATCGGTATCACGGCTACGACCAGATCTCCATCTTTGGCGGTGTGGTCTGTATGGCAGGGACGGTGCTTGCGCTTTGCGCCAAGATGTTTACGAACGAGGGCCTTTTGGGATTTGTTTGA
- a CDS encoding dienelactone hydrolase has protein sequence MLSKSIVVALLGLASLVTAERKGPVADVPLIAHTGTPVGKEVSYNGLTQYVSKPKKWSAHGNKTTGVLYLTDVFGIQLDQNKLLTDSFARAGFVSVAPDLFNGNPAPNDINIPGFNTTQFLAQHGPNVTDPIVANSIRYLREELGVDRVAVTGYCFGGRYAFRVLADGKGADVGFAAHPSLLSDDEIKAITRPASVAAAETDNLMSPARRAEVEALLSQTGQPFTVALYSGTSHGFGVRANVSDPRQKFGKEEAFLQAVRFFDVWA, from the exons ATGCTCAGCAAGTCGATTGTCGTGGCGCTCTTGGGGCTCGCCTCCCTGGTCACTGCCGAGAGAAAGGGACCCGTTGCCGACGTTCCCCTCATCGCCCACACCGGCACTCCCGTCGGCAAGGAGGTTTCCTACAACGGAC TGACCCAATACGTCTCGAAGCCCAAGAAATGGAGCGCGCATGGCAACAAGACAACCGGGGTTTTGTACCTGACTGATGTCTTTGGCATCCAGCTGGACCAGAACAAGCT GCTCACCGACAGCTTCGCCCgcgccggcttcgtctcCGTCGCGCCCGACCTGTTCAACGGCAACCCGGCGCCCAACGACATCAACATCCCCGGCTTCAACACGACGCAGTTCCTCGCGCAGCACGGCCCCAACGTGACGGACCCCATCGTCGCCAACTCGATCCGCTACCTccgcgaggagctcggcgtcgacagggtcgccgtcaccggctACTGCTTCGGTGGCCGCTACGCGTtccgcgtcctcgccgacggcaagggcgccgacgtcggcttcgccGCCCACCCGAGCCTGCtctccgacgacgagatcaagGCCATCACCCGCCCCGCCAgcgtcgccgctgctg AGACGGACAATCTCATGTCTCCCGCCCGtcgcgccgaggtcgaggcgcTCCTCAGCCAGACCGGACAGCCGTTCACGGTTGCGCTGTACAGCGGCACCTCCCACGGCTTCGGCGTCCGCGCCAACGTCTCGGACCCCAGGCAGAAGTTCGGTAAGGAGGAGGCTTTCCTCCAGGCTGTGCGCTTCTTCGACGTCTGGGCTTGA
- a CDS encoding Duf814 domain-containing protein, protein MAWETTTNHSQSGLVRESSLQRKSLSRKGSSASRKTQTSISPIDQSLTPPSLRESTLNLSADFMSDRGSSIGNRRSSIAASSPDPFPYFVKFTTEPVEPVYLSRWITHLELMHHYSTATCLTLPRSNDVSQIWQFEVPKLGLTYMFLMHEILAISALHLGYLHPEQRESYALHASQHQSDAIVGLRESLMQISAENCHALFATSSLLLLNAYSTFPYQRGPPQSPDSPTIDDILDVFLLVRGMNHILLSTQPIIQAGPFAPFFTEVVTPASTPLLDAVTQHLKEFRSALEADDVNSSSKAVVSKEIDVFLQWIMHAVETTATPEIRVVLTWPINLTEEYLRLLRHRDPAALTLLAYYCAVVRSTEATSWFVQGWGINAARAIVSDLDPEWKDMIKWPLAFMSDRSIQL, encoded by the coding sequence ATGGCctgggagacgacgacgaaccaCTCTCAGTCGGGACTCGTCAGGGAGTCGAGCCTCCAGCGGAAGAGCCTGTCGCGCAAGGGATCGAGTGCCAGCCGCAAGACGCAGACGTCCATCAGCCCGATAGACCAGTCGCTAACGCCGCCGAGCCTGCGCGAGTCCACCCTCAACCTGTCGGCCGACTTCATGAGCGACCGCGGCTCGTCCATCGGCAACCGGCGgtcctccatcgccgcctcaAGCCCCGATCCGTTTCCCTACTTTGTCAAGTTCACCACCGAGCCCGTGGAGCCGGTCTACCTGAGCAGGTGGATCACGCATCTCGAGCTGATGCACCACTACTCGACCGCCACCTGCCTCACGCTGCCGAGGTCCAACGACGTCAGCCAGATATGGCAGTTCGAGGTCCCGAAGCTGGGCCTGACGTACATGTTCCTGATGCACGAGATCCTCGCCATCAGCGCCCTGCACCTCGGCTACCTGCACCCGGAGCAGCGGGAGTCGTACGCGCTGCACGCCTCGCAACACCAGAGCGACGCCATAGTAGGCTTGCGGGAGTCTCTCATGCAGATCTCGGCAGAGAACTGCCACGCCCTCTTCGCTACCTCGTCGTTGCTGTTGCTCAACGCCTACTCTACCTTTCCCTACCAGAGGGGGCCACCGCAGAGCCCCGACTCGCCGAccatcgacgacatcctcgacgtGTTCCTTCTCGTCAGGGGCATGAACCACATCCTGCTGTCAACACAGCCCATCATCCAGGCAGGGCCGTTCGCGCCCTTCTTCACCGAGGTCGTGAccccggcgtcgacgccgctgcTGGACGCCGTCACGCAGCACCTCAAGGAATTCCGGtcggccctcgaggccgacgacgtcaacTCGTCGAGCAAGGCCGTGGTGTCAAAGGAGATTGACGTCTTCCTGCAGTGGATCATGCACGCCGTCGAGACCACGGCCACGCCGGAGATACGCGTGGTTCTGACGTGGCCCATCAACCTCACGGAGGAGTacctgcggctgctgcggcaCCGCGATCCCGCGGCGCTGACGCTGCTGGCGTACTactgcgccgtcgtccgctCGACCGAGGCGACTTCCTGGTTCGTGCAAGGATGGGGCATCAACGCGGCGCGGGCCATCGTGTCGGATCTGGACCCCGAGTGGAAGGACATGATCAAGTGGCCCCTGGCTTTCATGAGCGACCGGAGCATCCAGCTATAA
- a CDS encoding High-affinity nicotinic acid transporter, which yields MEANTVLKSEKTPRAESVELAESQAFDETSTKKLLRKLDWHIIPFMSLIYLLCFLDRTNIGNARLDHLEQDLKLHGLQYNDCLAVLFPFYIAAEIPSNIMMKRLRPSIWLTFIMVCWSASMIGQGFVKGYNGLMATRVFLGIFEGGLFPGVNYYITQWYCRHECGFRMALFFSAATLAGAFGGILARGIAEMHGVGGLSAWAWIFILEGILSILVSFTAYWAIYDYPATAQFLSDKERSEVQRRLQEDSGHLSNDFDIKYVWQAIKDWKIYIHMLVCMAGFCPIYSIALFLPTIIKNMGYTANNAQLMSVPPYCFACVFTIAASWYADRVRQRGVFLMGFQLVAILGFGLLVGTSKSSAQYAGTIFAAIGIYPQIPLGLAWNSSNIGGSLKRGTGIAMQVMGGNCGGIIASYVYLSRDGPRYTTGHSILIGFVSMAFFLTLFMTTWCRKENARRDLLNTGADVQELTEEQKKLEAELADNVPWFRYTI from the exons ATGGAAGCCAACACCGTTTTGAAGTCTGAAAAGACTCCCCGCGCCGAGTCGGTTGAGCTTGCCGAATCGCAGGCCTTTGACGAGACCTCCACGAAGAAGCTCCTAAGAAAGCTGGACTGGCACATCATCCCTTTCATGAGCTTGATCTACTT ACTCTGCTTTCTGGACCGGACCAACATTGGCAACGCCAGACTGGACCACCTGGAACAGGATCTCAAGCTGCACGGCCTCCAGTACAATGACTGCCTCGCCGTCCTGTTCCCGTTCTACATCGCGGCCGAGATCCCGAGCAACATCATGATGAAGCGGCTCAGGCCGTCCATCTGGCTGACGTTCATCATGGTGTGCTGGTCTGCCTCGATGATAGGGCAGGGCTTCGTGAAGGGCTACAACGGACTCATGGCCACGCGGGTGTTCCTGGGCAtcttcgagggcggcctgTTCCCCGGCGTCAACTACTACATCACGCAGTGGTATTGCAGGCACGAGTGCGGGTTCCGGATGGCGCTGTTCTTCTCCGCCGCGACGCTCGCCGGTGCGTTTGGCGGCATCCTCGCTCGAGGGATCGCGGAGAtgcacggcgtcggcgggcttTCTGCGTGGGCCTGGATCTTCATTCTCGAAGGTATCCTGAGCATTCTGGTGTCCTTCACGGCGTACTGGGCCATCTACGACTACCCGGCGAC CGCACAGTTTCTTAGCGACAAAGAGCGGTCCGAGGTCCAGAGGCGGCTGCAAGAAGACTCGGGCCATTTATCAAACGATTTCGACATCAAGTACGTGTGGCAGGCGATCAAGGACTGGAAGATCTACATCCACATGCTCGTGTGCATGGCGGGCTTCTGCCCCATCTACTCCATCGCCCTCTTCCTGCCGACCATCATCAAGAACATGGGCTACACGGCCAACAACGCCCAGCTGATGTCCGTGCCGCCGTACTGCTTCGCCTGCGtcttcaccatcgccgcGAGCTGGTACGCCGACAGGGTCAGACAGCGCGGAGTGTTCCTGATGGGCTTCCAGCTTGTGGCGATCCTGGGATTCGGGTTGTTGGTCGGCACGAGTAAGTCCTCGGCACAATACGCCGGGACCATCTTCGCCGCGATTG GCATCTATCCGCAGATCCCTCTTGGTCTTGCCTGGAACAGTAGCAACATCGGCGGCAGTCTGAAGAGGGGAACCGGTATAGCGATGCAGGTCATGGGAGGCAActgcggcggcatcatcgcaTCCTACGTCTATCTTAGCCGGGATGGCCCTCGCTACACCACGGGCCACAGTATCCTTATCGGCTTCGTCAG CATGGCCTTCTTTCTGACCTTGTTCATGACCACCTGGTGTCGCAAGGAGAACGCCCGTCGGGACCTCCTCAACACTGGGGCGGACGTGCAAGAGTTGACGGAAGAGCAGAAAAAGCTGGAGGCGGAGCTTGCCGACAACGTACCATGGTTCAGGTACACCATCTAG